Below is a window of Streptomyces sp. NBC_01429 DNA.
GGGGCTGTTCGCCTGGATCTTCGGTCTCGGTGTTCTGATCGCGGCTGCCGTCTGGGTCGCTGCCCACACCGCTAAGGCCAAGAAGTCATGAGTAGCCAAGAAGAGATCTCACAAGAGAACCTGCCGAGCGAGCAGGATGCCGCGCACGGCGCGGTGGTGACCGCGGACGACCCGTTCGCCGACCCGGGCCTGCCGGCGCACCAGCCGCGCATACAGGACATCGACGAGCGGGCGGCCAAGCGGTCCGAGCGCCTGGTCGCGCTCCTGTTCGTGCTGTCGATGCTCGCGACGGTGGCGTTCATCGCCTCGTTCGTGGCGTTCCCGGTCGACAAGAGCGTCTTCGTCTTCCCGCTCGGCCACGTCAGCATCCTGCACCTCTCGCTGGGTGTGACGCTGGCCGTCGCGCTGTTCTGCATCGGCGCGGGCGCGGTCCACTGGGCCCGTACGCTGATGTCGGACGTCGAGGTGGCGGACGACCGTCACCCGATCGAGGCGCCGCCGGAGGTCAAGCAGAAGGTCCTCGCGGACTTCGCGGCGGGCGCGGCCGAGTCCGGCTTCGGCCGGCGCAAGCTGATCCGCAACACGATGTTCGGCGCGCTCGCGCTGGTGCCGCTCTCCGGTGTGGTGCTCCTGCGCGACCTGGGGCCGCTGCCCGAGAAGAAGCTCAGGTCCACGCTGTGGGCCAGGGGCAAGCAGCTCATCAACATGAACACGCATGAGCCGCTGCGTCCCGAGGACGTCGTGGTGGGGTCGCTGACCTTCGCCATGCCCGAGGGGCTCTCGGAGCACGACGAGAACTTCCAGAGCGAGATCGCCAAGGCAGCCCTGATGATCATCCGGATCCAGCCGGACGAGATCAAGGACAAGCGCGAGCTGGAATGGTCCCACCAGGGGATCGTGGCCTTCTCGAAGATCTGCACCCACGTCGGCTGCCCGATCAGCCTGTACGAGCAGCAGACGCACCACGCGCTCTGCCCGTGCCACCAGTCCACCTTCGATCTCTCCGACGGCGCCCGCGTCATCTTCGGCCCGGCCGGTCACCCGCTTCCGCAGCTGCGGATCGGCGTGAACGCGGACGGGAACCTTGAGGCGCTCGGCGACTTCGACGAGCCCGTCGGCCCTGCCTTCTGGGAGCGCGGATGAGTACCACGACCGCTACAGACGAGAAAAGCCGCAAGGCGCCCGCCGGTGAGCGGGTCGCCGACTGGGCGGACGGCCGGCTGGGGATCTACTCCCTCGCCAAGGCCAACATGCGGAAGATCTTCCCGGACCACTGGTCCTTCATGCTCGGGGAGATCTGCCTCTACAGCTTCATCATCATCATCCTCACGGGTGTGTATCTGACGCTGTTCTTCCACCCGTCGATGAACGAGGTGGAGTACCACGGCAGTTACGTCCCGCTCCAGGGCGTGCTGATGTCCGAGGCGTACGCCTCGACGCTGGACATCAGCTTCGACATCCGCGGTGGTCTGCTGATCCGGCAGATCCACCACTGGGCCGCGCTGATCTTCCTCGCGGCGATGATGGTCCACATGATGCGCGTCTTCTTCACGGGCGCGTTCCGCAAGCCGCGCGAGATCAACTGGCTGTTCGGCTTCCTGTTGTTCGTGCTGGGCATGTTCACCGGGTTCACCGGTTACTCGCTCCCCGACGACCTGCTATCGGGTACGGGTGTGCGCTTCACCCAGGGCGCGATCCTGTCCGTACCGATCGTCGGCACGTACATCTCGATGTTCCTGTTCGGCGGCGAGTTCCCCGGCGGCGACTTCGTGGCCCGGTTCTACTCGGTCCACATCCTGCTGCTGCCCGGCATCATGCTCGGGCTGGTCGTGGCCCACCTGATCCTGGTCTTCTACCACAAGCACACCCAGTTCGCGGGCCCCGGCCGGACGAACAACAACGTCGTGGGCATGCCGCTGCTGCCGATCTACATGGCGAAGGCCGGTGGATTCTTCTTCCTGGTCTTCGGCCTGATCACGCTGGTCGCCGCGATCGCCACGATCAACCCGATCTGGGCGCTCGGCCCCTACCGGCCCGACCAGGTGTCCACCGGCGCCCAGCCCGACTGGTACATGGGCTTCTCCGAGGGGCTCGTCCGTGTGATGCCCGGCTGGGAGATCAACGCCTGGGGACATACCCTCGTGCTGGGTGTCTTCGTTCCGCTGATGATCTTCCCGTTGGTCCTGGTCGCGATCGCGGTCTATCCGTTCATCGAGTCCTGGGTCACCGGGGACAAGCGCGAGCACCACATCCTGGACCGCCCGCGCAACGTGCCGACCCGTACCGCGTTCGGTGTGGCGTGGCTGACCTGGTACTTCGTCCTGCTGATCGGCGGCGGGAACGACATCTGGGCGACCCACTTCCACCTGTCGATCAACACGATCACCTGGTTCGTCCGCGTCGCGTTCTTCGTGGCGCCGGTCGTCGCCTTCATCATCACCAAGCGGATCTGTATCGGTCTGCAGCGGCGCGACGCGGAGAAGGTCCTGCACGGACGCGAGTCCGGTGTCATCAAGCGGCTGCCGCACGGTGAGTTCATCGAGGTCCACGCACCGCTCGACCCGGCGGCGCTGCACAAGCTCACCGCGCACGAGCAGTACACGCCCGCCGAGATCGGCCCGACGGTCGACGAGAACGGTGTGGAGCGCAAGGTGTCGCCCGTCGAGAAGCTCAGGGTCAAGCTGAGCAAGGGCTACTACGGCGAGGGAAACCAGCTGCCGAAGCCCACGGCGGAGGAGTACAAGGAGATCCAGAGCGGCCACGGCCACCACTGATCCCACCCGGCCTCACCGAGGTCGCCACCACCGAGGGCCCCGGCCCGGTCTCCCCGCGAGGGGGGCCGGCCGGGGCCCTCGGCGTTCCCGGTCCCCGTCCGGCACGCGGCCTGTCCGCAGTGCGGTCGGTCGTCCGCCGGGCAGGGCGTACGCCGATAGGCTGCTACCGGACCCCCAGGGGGTCCGCGTACCCGTCCCGGACCCCAGGAGCGAGCGATGAGCGCTGTTACCCCCGTCGGAGGCGACACCGTGTCGGCCCGCACCTGGCCGGTCGTCCTGGACACGCTGCTCAACGGCACCGACCAGAGCGCCGACGCCACCGCCTGGGCGATGGACCGGATCATGAGCGGCGCGGCCACCGACGCGCAGATCGCCGGATTCGCGGTGGCACTGCGGGCCAAGGGCGAGACCGTCGAGGAGATCAGCGGCCTCGTCCGGGCGATGTACGAGCACGCCAGGGTCATCGAGGTGCCCGGCAGGACCGTCGACATCGTCGGCACCGGCGGCGACGGCGCCAAGACCGTCAACATCTCCACCATGTCCTCGATCGTGGTCGCCGGCACCGGTGCCAAGGTCGTCAAGCACGGCAGCCGGGCCGCGTCCTCGGCGAGCGGCGCCTCCGACGTGCTGGGGAAGCTCGGCGTCAATCTGGAGCTGTCCCCGGAGCGGGTCGCCCAGGTCGCGGAGGAGGCGGGCATCACCTTCTGCTTCGCGGTGAAGTTCCACCCCGCGCTGCGTCAGGTGGCCGCCGCGCGCGGCGAGCTGGGGATCCGCACGGTCTTCAACTTCCTGGGGCCGCTCACCAACCCCGCGAAGGTACGGGCCCAGGCGACCGGTGTCGCCGACGCCCGGATGGCGCCCATCATGGCGGGCGTGCTCGCCGAGCGCGGTTCGTCCGCGCTGGTCTTCCGGGGCGACGACGGGCTCGACGAGCTGACCACCACCGCGACCTCCCGGATCTGGGTCGTCCGGGACGGAAGCGTCACCGAGCAGCCCTTCGACCCGCGCGACGTCGGCCTGTCCCTGGTGCCGGTCGAGGCGCTGCGCGGCGCGGACGCCTCGTACAACGCGGACGTGGCCCGCAGACTGCTGGCCGGCGAGACCGGTCCCGTACGGGACGCCGTCCTGCTCAACTCGGCGGCGGCGCTGGTGGCGCTGGACCCGACGGACGACCCGCTGGAGCTTCAGCTGGCGGCGGGGATCGCGCGGGCTGCGGAGTCGATCGACTCGGGCGCGGCGGGGCGTTCGCTGGCGCGCTGGGTCGAGGCGAGCAACGCCTGACGGCGAGCGGGTGGGACGGGGCGGGTGCCGGTCGGCACCCGCCCCGTCCCGTATCGCGGACATCTGTTGGGCGGTGCGGCACGCTGTGCCATACTTTCGGCCAAGGTCATGAGTGACAGCGATTTAGGCCCCGGCTCGCTGTCCGGCAACCCTCCGTCCGTGGCGGGGTGCCCCGGGTGAAGACCAGGCCGTAGGCAGCGAGGTCTGCGGCAAGCGCGGACCCCTCGCACCTTTGGGGTCCTGGTCCTCAAGGGAGCAGTCTCGTGAGCAAGCGAATGCGTTAGGGCTTCTACGCCCCCTCTTCAACATCCTCCGCACGGTGTTCTCCGTGTGTCGAGGCATTCCCCGCGTGATCGTCACGGCTTTCGCCGTGCCCGCGGGTCCTTGAAGCCGCCTTTCCGCCTTGTCCTGCCGGGAGATACCGCCATGTCCGCATACCCGAACGCCACCGCCACCGCCACGCAGACCGCCCAGCCCTCCGACGACCCCGCCTGTGGCGCGCCGCTGCCGGTGCTCGGACGGGACGTGACCGTGCCGCTCGTCACCGGCGGCGAGGTCGGCTACGCCGCCCTGGACTACGCGGCGAGCGCCCCGGCGCTCCAGCGGGTGTGGGACGACGTCGCCGCGTACGCCCCGTACTACGGCAGTGTCCACCGGGGCGCCGGTTACCTCTCGCAGCTGTCCACGGACCTCTTCGAGAACAGCCGCCGCACGGTCGCCGACTTCCTCGGCTGCCGCCCGGACGACCAGGTGGTCTTCACCCGCTCGACCACGGATTCGCTGAACCTGCTGGCGGCGGCCCTTCCCGAGGAGTGCGAGGTGTTCGTCTTCGAGACGGAGCACCACGCCTCGCTGCTGCCCTGGCGGGACGCCCGGGTGAGCTACCTGGACGCCCCCCGCACCCCGGCCGCCGCCGTCGCCACCCTGGAGCGCGCGCTCGCCTCGCGCGACTCCCGGGGACCGGCGCTGGTCTGTGTCACGGGCGCGTCCAATGTGACGGGTGAGCTGTGGCCCGTGCGGGAGCTGGCCGCCGCCGCGCACCGGCACGGCGCCCGGATCGTGCTCGACGCCGCGCAGCTCGTACCGCACCACGCCGTGGACATCGCCGAGCTGGACGTGG
It encodes the following:
- the qcrA gene encoding cytochrome bc1 complex Rieske iron-sulfur subunit, whose translation is MSSQEEISQENLPSEQDAAHGAVVTADDPFADPGLPAHQPRIQDIDERAAKRSERLVALLFVLSMLATVAFIASFVAFPVDKSVFVFPLGHVSILHLSLGVTLAVALFCIGAGAVHWARTLMSDVEVADDRHPIEAPPEVKQKVLADFAAGAAESGFGRRKLIRNTMFGALALVPLSGVVLLRDLGPLPEKKLRSTLWARGKQLINMNTHEPLRPEDVVVGSLTFAMPEGLSEHDENFQSEIAKAALMIIRIQPDEIKDKRELEWSHQGIVAFSKICTHVGCPISLYEQQTHHALCPCHQSTFDLSDGARVIFGPAGHPLPQLRIGVNADGNLEALGDFDEPVGPAFWERG
- the qcrB gene encoding cytochrome bc1 complex cytochrome b subunit — encoded protein: MSTTTATDEKSRKAPAGERVADWADGRLGIYSLAKANMRKIFPDHWSFMLGEICLYSFIIIILTGVYLTLFFHPSMNEVEYHGSYVPLQGVLMSEAYASTLDISFDIRGGLLIRQIHHWAALIFLAAMMVHMMRVFFTGAFRKPREINWLFGFLLFVLGMFTGFTGYSLPDDLLSGTGVRFTQGAILSVPIVGTYISMFLFGGEFPGGDFVARFYSVHILLLPGIMLGLVVAHLILVFYHKHTQFAGPGRTNNNVVGMPLLPIYMAKAGGFFFLVFGLITLVAAIATINPIWALGPYRPDQVSTGAQPDWYMGFSEGLVRVMPGWEINAWGHTLVLGVFVPLMIFPLVLVAIAVYPFIESWVTGDKREHHILDRPRNVPTRTAFGVAWLTWYFVLLIGGGNDIWATHFHLSINTITWFVRVAFFVAPVVAFIITKRICIGLQRRDAEKVLHGRESGVIKRLPHGEFIEVHAPLDPAALHKLTAHEQYTPAEIGPTVDENGVERKVSPVEKLRVKLSKGYYGEGNQLPKPTAEEYKEIQSGHGHH
- the trpD gene encoding anthranilate phosphoribosyltransferase, whose product is MSAVTPVGGDTVSARTWPVVLDTLLNGTDQSADATAWAMDRIMSGAATDAQIAGFAVALRAKGETVEEISGLVRAMYEHARVIEVPGRTVDIVGTGGDGAKTVNISTMSSIVVAGTGAKVVKHGSRAASSASGASDVLGKLGVNLELSPERVAQVAEEAGITFCFAVKFHPALRQVAAARGELGIRTVFNFLGPLTNPAKVRAQATGVADARMAPIMAGVLAERGSSALVFRGDDGLDELTTTATSRIWVVRDGSVTEQPFDPRDVGLSLVPVEALRGADASYNADVARRLLAGETGPVRDAVLLNSAAALVALDPTDDPLELQLAAGIARAAESIDSGAAGRSLARWVEASNA